The window CCCTTGGCTTTGACTAATCTCGTTATCCCATATATCATCAAATGACATTACTCCTGTCAAAGAGTCAAATTTCTCTGGACTAAAAAACCCGACAAAAGAATTCTCTCGAGAAACAGATATGGGCCGGATCCCTGCCCGTAACACAGTCTCAAGGTCGAAATGTTTGTCAGGGAATTCAGCCACGTGGGTTACATTTTCACAAAGGTTTCTCCACTCGGATGAACCATCAATAATGAGATTATCAAACTGTTCAACTGTCGGCATGGTGGTCGAGTCGTTTGACCCTAGCCAATGGGCTATGACCGTGACCAAGGCTGTACAAGCACTTGGTCCAGCGGCTTTGTCACTACATTGATCAAAAGAAGCGAAAAATGATTGTGTATTGAGCACTGATTCTCTATCTCGACTAATGAATTCCCTTGTTTCCCATGTATTTGATAATGTGTTATGGGTCAAGGTCTTGTGCTCTTGACCAGAGACTCTTGAGTCGCCTGAGAACAATGTGGGTGGTCGTGAATCCTTGATTTTTGGTTTCTTCAGTTTAAGGTTTAATCTTGGCCTCTTCCAATCAAATAACCCAGCCTTTTTGTCTGGGCCTGCCTGGACAGTAACCGAAGATGATGACTGTGACTCAGAAGACTCATCAGAGTCAAATGTGACTGAGTTATCCGAGTCAGACAGAAACACCTCCTCCAAactcaatttcttcttctctgtTACAGCTTTAAAATCATCCGCCAGAGTCAGCTCAGGAACAAGTTCCCCAGAGTCCCTAATTTCCACAAAACTTAGTAAAACTGAGACCGTAGCTTGTGTTGTCAATCCTGCAATCTGGAGATCAACAGGGAGCTTTTTCTCAATAACTGGAGACTCTATTTTTGAAGTGAACTCAGCCAAATTCAATGACACTTTTCCTATCTCCGCCATTTTCCCCTTGTTGTGCTCTCCCTGCACGCATTTATCGTTCAGTTACAATCAAGaagatcaaaatatatattactatattagcAATTGATGGGTGTTTGGAAAAAGCTTGGGCTAAATAATTTGTCACAATGTTGGCTTCATTAAACCCATACATAGCTATGCCAAATACAATACCCCTTTGATTAACTTATTAcaggacatatatatatatatatatatatatattatactcgtatatatatatttttaaaaagcgactaattataataaacaagcatttcaacaagttttaatcctttaaaaaagttattgtaatattttttcaaataattaagCTAAATCATATAAACAGGCACTCTAGATTGCTTCTAGGTTAATCCAAATGCAACAATAAAGTTAGCCCAAAACACCAAACATCTCCCAAATTTAAGAATTATTTATAAATGTTAATCATATCCTACACCAAACATCTAGCTAAATTGTTTACAAAGTCAAAAAATAGCAATCCAAATAACAAAATctcaagaaaaacaaatatatttaaaaataaaaataaaatgtaaactCACATAAGTGAATTTGAATTTGAGAATCCAAGGAAAAAGCTTATAATGTtgatcatcattaaatccatcACCATTCAAAAACTGACAAACATTCTCCAAATTgatatcatcttcttcttcccaTACAACAACTTCACCTTTCTTCACAACTATTTCTTTAAACCACGTCCTTTCTCCCGACGACCCGCCCGCCTTCTTTCGAAACCCGAACCCCTGATGATGACGTTTCTTTTGATCACCACCACCGCCTTTCCATTTTACCTCAATTCCCATAACTTTCTCACCACCACCATATTCAAATAATCCTTCCAGCTTTATTCTTTCCACTTTCACTCTATACTTTTTTGATGTGGCGGATTGTtgtggattattattattattatta is drawn from Erigeron canadensis isolate Cc75 chromosome 9, C_canadensis_v1, whole genome shotgun sequence and contains these coding sequences:
- the LOC122582657 gene encoding uncharacterized protein LOC122582657; translated protein: MVAKMKKWSPWQHNNNNNNPQQSATSKKYRVKVERIKLEGLFEYGGGEKVMGIEVKWKGGGGDQKKRHHQGFGFRKKAGGSSGERTWFKEIVVKKGEVVVWEEEDDINLENVCQFLNGDGFNDDQHYKLFPWILKFKFTYGEHNKGKMAEIGKVSLNLAEFTSKIESPVIEKKLPVDLQIAGLTTQATVSVLLSFVEIRDSGELVPELTLADDFKAVTEKKKLSLEEVFLSDSDNSVTFDSDESSESQSSSSVTVQAGPDKKAGLFDWKRPRLNLKLKKPKIKDSRPPTLFSGDSRVSGQEHKTLTHNTLSNTWETREFISRDRESVLNTQSFFASFDQCSDKAAGPSACTALVTVIAHWLGSNDSTTMPTVEQFDNLIIDGSSEWRNLCENVTHVAEFPDKHFDLETVLRAGIRPISVSRENSFVGFFSPEKFDSLTGVMSFDDIWDNEISQSQGVYIVSWNDHFFVLKADEDGYYIIDTLGERLVEGCNQAYILRFDNGSYMTHNRTGKVICQGKDCCKEFIKMFLAAIPLKELEIEEQKQAVPYYSLHHRLQIEFNFCSMA